The sequence below is a genomic window from Sardina pilchardus chromosome 9, fSarPil1.1, whole genome shotgun sequence.
GAAGCATATGGAACTTGAAACACCATGGGGCTTGTAGCAGGAGTTGCTTGGGTATTAACTGGCAGTGACTGAGGACTGAATGACAGACTTGAGGCAGGAACAGCTTGAGACTGAGAAACAAATGGTGGACTTGCAGCAGAGATGGTTTGAGACTGAGGAATAAGTAATGGACTTGTACCATGAATGGTATGAGACTGAGGTACGAATGGAAAACATGCAGCAGGAATGGCTTGAGACTGAGGAATGAGTGATGGACTTGTAGCACAAACGGCATGAGGCTGAGGTAAGAACGGCAGACTTGCAGCAGTAATGACTCGAGATTGAGGAATGGATGACGAACGTGTAGCATGAATGGCATGAGACTGAGGAATAAGTGTCAGACTTGTGGCAGGAATGACTTGAGATTGAGGAACATCTGAGTTAATTAAAGCACTGGAGGCTTGGCATTGAGGAATAGTGGAAGAAGGTGCTGAGTTAAGTGTGTAGGCAAAGTCATTTGCTTCAAACTGTTCTTCAGCTTGATCATAAACTCTTACTCGGGCTTTTGCAGCATTTAAGTTTTTTAATTCTTCTAAGACCTCAATGTTTGTGCGTCTACCTCGCATCTCTTGTTGTCTGGCTAGTTTTTCAGCTTCATGCTGTGCCTGACGAAAAGCATCTTCAAACTCAAGTTTTTGAAGCTCTGTTGCTTCCTTCTCCTGTTCAATCAATACGGCAATTTTTTCTTGGGATGCAGCAGCTTCAGCAGCAGCCTCAAATCTTTTGACTGAGTGGATGCTAGAATGTAAAGAACTGCATCTTGATCTAACAGAAGATATAGAGCTTGCTGAGTCTAAGACGGATCCAACATCAGGCCAAagttcatcttcctcttcctttccttcAATTTTCTTCTGTGCTCTTTGAACAATGAACTTTGAAAGAGCTATGCAAGAATCCACTTTGCGCCGCAGGTTTGTTTCAGGAGCCTGTATCTGACGAAGATTTTCATAAAGGGCTCTTACCTCTGAACAAGTGCTTTGTACATTATGAATCAGTTCCTCTAACTCATCTTGTGAGGCCTCATCAGATAGCATTTCTTTGCCTACTTTTGCATTAGTCTTCCAGAAGCCATACGCAATTTTGTACTTACGTTGCACAGCCTTcagactttctttttctttttctgtcaatGTTCTAAGTCTTTCACTCCTTCTTAACGGCATTTCTCCTGCAGAGCTTTCTTCAGCAGTTTGGCAGGTACTTTTACTGAACATTTTGTGTGAATGACTACTAGAATTACTGTATCTGAATaacttatgtactgtatatgaatgtatAACTTAAAGTGAAAAAGTAGGCCTGTGTGTAAAGGCTTGAAGTGACCTACGTGACTTAGCTGTCTTAaattcacaaaacaaacaaaacaatcaaaaaaTGAAACTAAATGAATCAAATAAACTAATTGCTGTAATGGACTTATTCTAAATATGCAATTAAATATTGCATAAAGATAGTCTATTGTCAGTATTTGTCAGTGttctatttttaaaaatcaaaaataaacataaacaggatttaCAGAATAGAAGCTTTCTCTTTAAACTGTAGCCTTCTTTAAACTTTGCTTAATCAAAACAGCGCAGTGCACAGAATCCTTAATACTGACTATGGTTTTTGCAATAAGCAAGCAGTCCTTATATTGCAGCTTTCAAGTTGCACCGCTCCTCAAACTACCTTAACTTTACTTAACTTAAAACTTTGTAGCAGAGTAGCCTACTTATGGCCTTCACTTGAAACTTTTGCTTTAAAAAGTCTTTGCTTGCTGTCGCTAAACCGACAGAGATTTTAAGGGCTTATCTGATAAACTGGATGTCGTTAGCTGCCGCGGACGCGTCCTCTCCCACTTCGGAATGAGCAGGCAAGTTGCAGCTGATGTCCGTTGCGCAGTGAAGTTGTCTTGTCTCTTCTACCCGCGATGAGCAGACGAGTTCTCACTGCAGCTCtttccacaacaacacaacggGGGCAGGTTCTTAGATACGGGCGTTTATTTATCTGGATACACCGAAGTCTCCACACTCCATTCACGCCGTGAGAACTATCAAGTAATCACCAAAAGGATACATCAGTGTACAGTGTATAAACAACAAAACGATACAAAGAAACAaggaaaaacaatataaaacaaAGTAACAAATACCTCGTTGGCCGCTGGTTATAGAAAGAGGTTGAGCTTAACTTAATTCTTCTCTTCTGAGTACAAGTATACCAGGCCTAAAACGATGCATAAATTGGTTggctttacagtaatatacacaTTAAGATAAAACGAATATAGCaaacaaaatgacataaaacaaatgGAAATAAATACCTTGTTGCTGGTAGTTCTTGCGCACAGCTAGATTAAGCACTATAACTTAAGGCTTAATGCAAAATAAAGGCAAAGCTTAGCGTTATGGTCTGCCTCCACCGTGACAATGGCAATAATGAACTATGCGTTCTTTCGGTAGCCAACATACAGACGCGCCTCGCGCACAgagttttaataacaaataaacaattctGAAACCATAGCAGCTtcgaatacaaataaacatatttattcCTTGTTGATAAGGAAATGGAAATTAGAAATTCTATAAACTTAAGATTCTATTGTAGAATTCTTCACATAgataaatagaatagaaaactTAACATTTACAGGTAAGACAGAGAACAGTTGTACGCCTGTGATGTTCTACTAGTATGGCCATCAGTCAGCACAGTGCTCTACTTATAAGGCATAGATGAGGATAAAAATCAAGGATCAGCTGTTCATACCTGCAGTTGTATCTGAAACCTATTTTTTTATATTCATCAAACTATATCCTACTTTGCAGCTTTGACTCACGATTGCTCACCAATGATGAGGGCACTAGCCAGTCAAAACTAGACCTGCCAGAGATCTTGCAACAGGTGAAGCCTAGTGCATCCATACTTGCCACCAACGTCCATGTGGAGGCAGCTTCTGCTGTGGACAAGAGTATACTCCAATATCAAGAGGAGGtagctgctgcagggctggtgtcgGAAGTTTTGACCGAGAGCAAACTCCGATATCAACAGGAGGtagctgctgcagggctggtgtcgGAAGTTTTGACCGAGAGCAAACTCCGATATCAACAGGAGGtagctgctgcagggctggtgtcgGAAGTTTTGACCGAGAGCAAACTCCGATATCAACGGGAGGtagctgctgcagggctggtgtcAGAAGTTTTGACCGAGAGTAAACTCCGATATCAACAGGAGGTAGCTGCTGCAGGGTTGGTGTCAGAAGTTTTGACCGAGAGTGTCCTCCGATATCAACAGGAGGTAGCTGCTGCAGGGTTGGTGTCGGAAGTTTTGACCGAGAGCGTACTCCGATATCAACAGGAGGtagctgctgcagggctggtgtcAGCCCAACTGGATACGAATGTGCAGTCAAAGGGTGCTCCCTTTGCAAAGCTGTACACAGGTTTTCATTTCATGGAGAGGCCGGAGTCCTTGGGTTGCTCTCTCAAGGTCCGTAAGATGCCGCTGCTGATGACGCCAATTAAGAAGACACTTTCTGAGCTTCATCAGCTTGTTGCAAGCCTAAATGGTTCTGCACATGATTCAGCCAAGGACATGAAGCTCAGAGAGGAGCTTTGCCATGGTGATAGAATGAACATCCTCTCCTCATTTAAAACCGATGAAGCTGGATTGGCTGAGATTAGGTAAGTGGCACCTGTTAACTACTGATATCATTTCAGACAATAATCAGTTTACCTTGGAAAGTCTTAGTGAGATGCATCTCCTTATTAACACTCATCTTTCATCTGTTTGTGTTCAGAGACTCTGCTGCAGACTCTGCCCCCCACGTGGTGTTTGGCCTGAGCGCGGCGTCTTCACTGGGCAACCTGGTGGAGTCACAGGGGACCTCAGTGAGATCCCCGATTTCCAAGCAGGATAAGCTACGCTTGGAGGCGAAGAGTCTACCCCCTGCACAGGCCATCAAATGGCTTGTGTTAATGGAGAGGCCATTGTCCCTGGGCCCCATCACCTTACCAGCTGTAAAGCTGGAGAACCGGCTGGTTCAGAATCCGTCAGCTGAGGTGGTGGTGAATGACGCTCCAAAGGGGCAGTCAACCTCTCCCTACAGTGAGGAGGGTCTGTATAATGGTGAGGTGGTAATTGAGAATGTGTTGGAGATGCAAGATCTCATGGAAAGGACCGGCAAATGATCTtaaatacaaggatacaaggatgtttatttgtcacatgtatATGATTACTGATGTAAAGAATGCACTGAAATTGTCAATTGTGAATGATTGCTGTACTGATATATTTTcttgacatttacatttgtcAGTAAAAGTCTCTTGTCACTCCTCTCAATACAGCTCCAGATCAGGACCAGGACCAATACAGCTTTGGGCCGCCCGTGGACATTTCTGTTTACAGTGAGAGTGAATGGAAAGGGCAGACCACCAAGAGCATCGTCATCAGAAAAGTCTGTTTTACATGTTACGCTTGCATTTTCACTGTTCACAAGTTTATTGACAGAGGTCTGCTGGGACAGATTCTTCAGTCCCACTCTCGCAACATGCTGTCCCGCTCCCGCAATAATGTGCCATTTTTTGTCCCGGTCCTGCCTGCATCTGTACAATATGCAGTAGAGGTCTGTGCGGGACTCCTGCGGCAGTGCAGACCTCTACCATGAAGCTTGCCTTTAATCCTTATtaactctgtttctctgtgtgggcTATTCTCCAGGGCTACGCTGTGCTCTCCCACAGCTTTGGATTCCTCCGGCGGGTCAAAGGTGACAACTACTGTGCCCTGCGAGCCTCCCTCTACCAGGCGCTGATGCACACCACCAAGCCTCCTTGCTGGCTGCAGCAGAAGAGCATCTTATTGGTATGCCTATCTTCTCTAGGCTGCACATTGTTGGGAGAGTTACTGTACCATGGTCTCATACAGAATGTACTGCAGTGTCTCCCAAGAAATTcaactatgtttttttttttttattattattatttgaaacTATTAATTTTCAAGTGGAGAAAGTGATAAGAAAATGTGATTCACTGTTAACCACAGTAATTTGTTTCTATCATAGTAGAGCAAGGTTTAATCAGGACCTTCAATGTATCAAACATTTCACTTGAATTGCCCATTTTCCTAGATCCCTGAACAGCTCGAGTCTCGGTATGGTCTGATTAAAGGCTGGCTGTTCCCtgacatgtgcaaacacacggGTGGGATCGAAAAGTCTGTGGGTCTGCTGAAATGCTATCTGCGCCTTCTCCAGAATTGGGTACAAATATCATTTGTATACTGTTGCAGTGGTTAGATATTGTGTTACCTGTAGCAATATGTTAATCTTggttaacattttattttttcatattagTCAGTATAATGCAAGGCACTGTAATAATGAGGTTCTGTATTAATGTTCGCGTCTCTACAGTGGCATGCTGCGGCAGCCTCCCATGGGGTCGAAGgtcgcaggagtgtgtgtgagcagctgttTCAGGGCGGAGAAGACGAGTTCGGTGTCATAGAGGCACTCAAGCTACTCATGCTAGCCCATGCCGTGGACTTGCATACAGCCAAACAGAGGGGCGACAACTTGCCAATTTTCTGCTGGCTGCTATTCGCCCGCGATACCTCCTCGTCCCCACGCTCGTACCTTGCCAACCACCTGAGTCAGGTTGGCTTCAGCAGAGGCATGGAGCAGGTGAGAGGGGTCAGGgagactgttgttgttgttgttgttgttgttgttgttgttgctgctgtcctATTGATTGGCAGACTGAATGTTCTATCAAAGGTTTCTTTTGTAACATTGCTTACTAAtgtctgttttctttatttctccatTACAGGTAGACATGTTTCTCCTGAGTTGCGCAATGCGCCACACCATCAAGGTCTACCGCCTGCACATGGCCGAAACAGAGGAGTTCATCTCATTTTACCCAGATAACAGCATTCAGGGCAGGCACTGTGTCTGCCTGCTAACCGAGGACGACCGCCATTATGACGTGGCATTTGGCAACCCTGTCTGTGTTGAAGAGGACCTCTCTGAAGAATCTGACTGATTGGCCAACCAGCTATTTTGCTGCTGCTTGATTGTTGACTCAAGTAATCAACGTCCAATCATGGCTAACTCAGGATACAATATCTCACATTTTAAACTTATCCTATTAAATATATTATCTCAGCATCATATTTATGACTGTATTGTGAATCCTTTGTCTGGAAGATTTCCTTTGGAAGATGTAGACAAGGTATAGCTCATTGTTGActaatgaatttaatcgagtccgtacctttccggaaatgtttataaagtgttgttaaaacgttgccAGTTgtaacagcgacatttccggaaaggtactgactcgattaaatttattctggactctctatccgaccacataaagacgtggggatacttcggtttggctttagggaccctctactcactaccacgtaagtgtagtgttgtttggaacagtagaggaggtataaaaatagcgttttgtagcggcgaaagacaTGCCCACGTCACTTCCATGCTAACgagtttggctaaaaacggtgagctcgaactttctcaaaatacatccgaatgacatgattttggtgtcaactcaaggtatgtactcccaatagtccgaaaaattgatttaaagtgcatttcatcaatcatgcattaattcaagtcataatgattcataatATATTCAgggatgaattaatgcatgattgatgcattaattcatgcatgaattcatgagaattcatgtactcTTATCTTAAAGTGTTACCATTGTATTTagtttgtgtctgttgtgtctgcttCAGTGAAGGTGTGTTAAGTTTGACTATGGTATGAGCATGTTATAGAGTATACTGTACGACTGATTATGTAATGTGTAAATGTAACTATGTAAAAATACTTATCAGATGTTGTCTTTGCTCAATTACCAATGATTCATCATTTGTTCGTATGTTATCTTGTATTGGTGCACTTCTTcatggtatgtgtgtgaatgtgaatgtgtgtgtgtgtgtgtgtgtgtgtgtgtgtagaacataTGCTGGACTTACGGGTGGATGTGGATTTCCCTGGCAACGATTTGCTGCATATCTGCTCCCCTGATGAGCTCCACTGCCAGTGTGCCTGCAGCCAGCATCACTCCTGCCAGTTCTTCACCTTCATCAGGCCTGACTGGACCCAGGACCACAGGTGCCTTAACCCATCACACCACCACTAGTTCACAAAACATACaccacaaatatactgtacatgaccgAGAAATTCACCACCACTAGTAATACACCACAAATATACGTGCTAGAGAAATTCATATTGCAAATTCAATTTTCAAGGTCTGTGAGATTTGTAACGATATCTGTTTTGTGCTCCTGTCTGCCCAGGAAATTCTACTGTTACCTCAAGCGCACAGACTCTGGGACACCACCTACAGTGACCAATAAGAAGGGGGTGACTCCCTTCAGGCTACTCCCTTAAAAACTGCaacaagacaggagagagaggtacgtctagtttaaaaaaaaaaaaaaaaaaaacatttttaaaaacatctaCATCTGTTTTTGAAATGCGTGTTGAGTCATACAATCTGAATTGGGCAGGTTTTAACAACTAGGGTTGCCAATCGTTCTATAAAATACGGCATTGTCCTGTTTTTTGAAAGGGAAAAGATGTGTTGAAGAATGCATTTTGTTCCGTATTATTGAGAATCAACTCGTTGCAAATTCATGATATGATTCCTGATTTGAAACTTGTGACTCTCTCCACTGGCAGCCCACTGATAGAGTTTAGAGTTTAAGTTCTACTCTGCTGTTTCCTGTAGTCCACTGGCAGCCCACTGATGTGTAGTTTAGAGTTTAAGTTCTACTCCGCTGTTTCCTGTAGTCCACTGGCAGCCCACTGATAGAGTTTAGAGTTTAAGTTCTACTCTGCTGTTTCCTGTAGTCCACTGGCAGCCCACTGATGTGTAGAGTTTAGAGTTTAAGTTCTACTCCGCTGTTTCCTGTAGTCCACCCCCATTTCCTCTATACATGGGGAATATGCACTTGAAAAATAAGAATGAAGTTCTTTTTTCCATGTAGGCTCTGTATCTAGTTTTGTTTTACATGCAGCCTAGTTGTTGAGAAAGTGCTAAAACAATAGTGTTGTATACATACATTCAAAACATCTGAAGGGATTCATTGTGAAGATATTGTGGGCAAAATATACTTATTTTAGCACAATACAATTTTCAGCAAATCATAGCTTGGCAAATATTCAATTTCTAAAATAGTTTACCTACAGTTGAAGACACAGTGTAGAGTAGGCTACTCCCTGAAAATGTTAAGAATCTTGCAAGAATCGTTCAAAAGTAATATCCTCCATATCTCAGAAATCTTGCTTTGTCGTCCTTTTCTATCCAGACGGATCATTCTGGCGCCTAGGTGAATCTTGGATGCATACAAACACCACAAAAATATCACTGGATCATATTTTATGATATAATATTACCAATAATACATGCTAAGTGCGTGTGCTAACTCTTCCTGTAGATGACCTGCTGTTTGTTAATATTAATCTATCTTGGCGGGAGGCCCTGCAGTACTGTAGTCAGAGAAGCTCCAGGCTGGTCCACATCCTCAACGGTACCATCTAGACCCGGGTCACCCAGCTGCTGAGCTCCCTGCCGGCCAAGATCCGCCTCGTGCCCACGGCCTGGGTGGGGCTGGAGCGCTGCATGATCAACCCCAGTGCACCATGGGAGTGGGTTGAGACTGGGGTGGTCGAGTATGAGCGTTGGCATGACGACCACCCGCGGGACTGCTGCAACTACCACTGTGGCCAGGTGGTGCAGGAGCCTGCAGGGGAGTACAGGTGGTGGGACGCCTGCTGCATGGAGAAACACCCCTTCATCTGTCAGGTGAGCTGTAAGACACGCCCCTTCATCTGACAGGTGAGCTGTAAGACACGCCCCTTTATCTGTCAgataaaaggtgtgtgtggggagttgtatgtaatggggtgtgtgggggagggggttgtacctgtgtgtgtgtgtgggagattaTGAGTTTGGGTGGGTGGGATGATGAaatggtgagtgtgtttgggggggggggttgtttggggGTGAGAtgtaaggctgggattatactttgTTGCGTTTTGTATCCTATCTGATGATTACAGGGCTCCGCTCCTATAGTCTCAGCTGAGACCGCTACTcagagtgtgtgcatacctgttAGACTACCGTGAATCCCTCACTCTGCtaacctggttgtgtgtgtgtatactatctTTAGACTCTGCAAGAGATTTCTGCCTTGCTAAAGATAGCTTGTTTCCCCCCTTTCCGACTCTTTGAGGCGACTGCTCAGCGAAAAAGGGGAAGTTATTTATCAGTGTCGTGTCTGTGGCAAAGGCCCCTTTTCAATGGGTTTAGGATGCACGAAAGGACTGATGCATGAATCAAAATCCTTATTACCTGCAAACGTGCTTAATTATGTGACTCTCTTCTTATAGGGGGACTTGGCCATTTACTGCATAAACTAATCTGtgacaatgatttctaaaaggctGGTGCCTATCAGTGTAGGGACAATGGGGACCTATTCTTAGTGGTCACAGAAAGATTCATATATAACTGTTCTAGTGACAGATTTCTAtgacatagaagacaactattaaatctaatttgggattgggaattcAGATATATTCTCCTACTGGTGATGAGGGTGAATGGTTGGGATTAAAGGGGTTCTAGGTTCCTAATTGTAAGTTGTGTAACACGGCTGGGGGAAAACAGTTTCTCTCATCCAGTGTTGGTAGTaacggcgtttaagtataacggcgttactaacggcgttaatttgtcagtaacgaagtaatctaattaattacttttctcatcgttgcaacgccgttatcgttactgagaatttaaagcgtcgcgttactacaatttggctgaatgaagcgcgttcactggataggatcatataggatggaataccctcccctgcgctaataaataaatgcatattaGCCTAATCACCCTTGATAGCCTTGACAGACTAGGCATAGCtaccaagatactgtacatcagagtggaatctggaaataatttcattataggcccacttccaacttcaggagCGAACTTGCCACGATAGCTTAGGCataaatgtgcactttctctgtctgtcggatttctatagtttctcacagggctacttcactgaaactgaacgttatcttcaaaggaggaccctatacattttaaagatagcctattttatttttgagggattttgatatcgggggttaccttacagtaaaattaatttttagcctattacacgtctctgctgcatagcctacatttcgtcagggccgttgttcatttagcctactcctgtagattgcaaatatagacttggttgcgacttccgaacagttttgtgagtgctactttgttaatatttgggaaactgcgagtaagtggccgcgaccgcacagccctggctgctgaagtgccgcGAGAGCGCAGCAAatcgtcagaaacaatatatttaagctcacaataagaccggcccaaaacgttaacggcccaccaggaatcctcccgcatctcccgggcctgggctgggtgggcggatgccatgcgcacgttctgacttccacccactaataacagtttttattcttcaatcagttaggctataataaatatgtttgacgTTAAAGATGTTATACGTATAGCCTAATAGCGTTATAGAACATAAAAAATCacgtcagttactttgctgagtaactaattacttttacagtgtggtaactgagttactaactcaattactttttggcagaagtaatttataacggtaactaattacttttttaaagtaagatgaccaacactgcTCTCATCCCACCGGAAACATACAACAAACTTAATCTAATTCTAAAGTCTTGGCCAGGTGATCAACTATGGGGTTTTCTAGGACAAATCTGTATAGCACTCATTGGCATATAACAGATCTAAATGATAATTTGTACTCCGTTTTTACCTACTTTAGTTACTAAAAACAGATTTCCTTATCTTTGCTTGTATGGTGCAGGTTTCGGACCTTACAAAGGCCCCCGAACATTAATTTTTTACGGAACCATGCCCGCTAAATGCAATCCAGTGTAATTTTTCTACAGATACATGTCTGCTAAATACAATCTGGTGTCATTTAATTACAGGACCATGTCGGCGAAATACAGTCcggttggttttgtgaccgcgTTAGTGTCTAGGactttccttcctaaatacacagctgagttcgctactccagTGTATGTCAATATATTGTGTAATAAGTGTTTGCCCATTAACAGTGTCTAGAAAGTAAGCCCTTCAAACGGACAACTCACCCCTTTCCAGCCGGGTCTCCTTGCAGGCGTGCGCCTCTCGCAAGAAAAAAGTATTCTTGCAAGCAGATCAATATTCtcgttgacacaggggaggcaaaaGAAAACTCGAAGAAGGACTCTGCTGCCTTTTAACAGAATCCCTAACCTAGGGTTAGGGCTCTGACTTTATTGAATAAAAAAATCTTATTGCGCTCAGTTGACGAAGTCCAGAAGAGGTGATGGAGAGCGCGCCTCTGTCCCGGTCCCGGGACCTTTTTATATTTGCCCAGCTGAACCTGAATCTCACTGGTATTACAGTCAGCTGATTGGCTATTTGTTGTTCCTCTTTCTGGTGGCTACCCTCAACTCTTCATACTTAAAATactgacacagcacactgaTGTTGCCCATACATGGCTCTACGCAGAAACTATTAAACTTAAAACTCTAACACAGCATTCGGATGTAACCCATATATGGGCCTAAGCAGGAACTACCAAACTTAAAACTCTAACACAGCATTACTCTATAAGCCTGACTAAAACACTTTAAGGGCTAAACAATTGTGCTCTAAAGGATTAAGCAAAACACATTCTAAagctaaacaaaaccacactttaagcttttagtaaaaacacacttctactctaattaaatattcttttcataccagttatctatcattgctgcatttgcacatttttatttggtttagagcaagctggaatCAAGCAGTTATATTAAGACTTCTATCTAATGAACTATCTCATAtaatcttttgtcttttccacggttcacattttctgccactttctacacccccggggacgaaatgAAATTTTTCCTTAGAAGACTACTGGGGCTACAtccccaccaagtttcatgtgccccggtgttacggtgtcccgggaatcgtagACGAAAAATTCAGAATcgatgacgaaaaaaaaaaaaaaactatatgaccgtttcgctagctacgctataCTTATtaccaaaaacaatacaatgataATCACTTTGACTACAGtgacatttattattatttgaaaatAAACCATATCCATGAGCATATCAACCAAATATAAACATTTTGAAGATAATTTATCTTTCTAAACATACAAGTAGATAAaaacagtctgtctgtgtgtctgcataagACACTGCAGAATCAGCTGGAACATGTGGACATCGCAAGTGGGCGATCAATATCATCCTGATAGACGCAGAGAAGGGTAAAGACAAGAGTGAAATCAACAATGATCAAATTGTAGATATGCTATTATATTATTCTCATACAGATATTGCCATTGTATCACCTCCATCAACATAACTGACGGATTCAATGAGTTATGTGGACTTCTGTAAGTTACGAGTTGTCTTGAATGCAGCTACATGACACTCTTCCATTTTGACTCGGATAGCAATGAATACAGCGACCACGTGTGGTACAACATGGTACTACAAAAGGTTTGCAGGCATACTTTAGGGGATATCTTGACAACACAGAGCATAATGAGGGGTGAGAACCAGGGGGTGTAAAAGTCATTTTGAGCAAAATTGAGATATACATCAAGTAAAAGCTTGTCTACTTTCAAAAGGAGATAATCATTTTAAAACCTAAAATTAAATCATTGTAATTTAATATTCAAATCATTTTCAAATtctaaagtaaaaaaaaacaaacgacTTTAGGGCCCTATTGAGTTGGTGAAATGTTTCTGGCTCCAAGCCCTTTTTGACCTCACGTCACAGTGGATGTTTGTTACTGTTCTAATGCCATTTCTAGACCATTTTGGATACTTTAAACAACTCAACATAGCATATTTAAACAAGGTCAACATCATAGCTCATGACATGAAGTTACTCAGCTTGTGATATAGGTTTTGCTGATGATTCTCACTGCAGTTCTAATGTTGTCTCTCATCCCCCTGTTTAGATGCGGATGCTTCAGGATGTGCCAGACAGAAAGTCCCAAACGACTGCTGC
It includes:
- the LOC134092118 gene encoding uncharacterized protein LOC134092118, translated to MRLSFDSRLLTNDEGTSQSKLDLPEILQQVKPSASILATNVHVEAASAVDKSILQYQEEVAAAGLVSEVLTESKLRYQQEVAAAGLVSEVLTESKLRYQQEVAAAGLVSEVLTESKLRYQREVAAAGLVSEVLTESKLRYQQEVAAAGLVSEVLTESVLRYQQEVAAAGLVSEVLTESVLRYQQEVAAAGLVSAQLDTNVQSKGAPFAKLYTGFHFMERPESLGCSLKVRKMPLLMTPIKKTLSELHQLVASLNGSAHDSAKDMKLREELCHGDRMNILSSFKTDEAGLAEIRDSAADSAPHVVFGLSAASSLGNLVESQGTSVRSPISKQDKLRLEAKSLPPAQAIKWLVLMERPLSLGPITLPAVKLENRLVQNPSAEVVVNDAPKGQSTSPYSEEGLYNGEVVIENVLEMQDLMERTESLVTPLNTAPDQDQDQYSFGPPVDISVYSESEWKGQTTKSIVIRKGYAVLSHSFGFLRRVKGDNYCALRASLYQALMHTTKPPCWLQQKSILLIPEQLESRYGLIKGWLFPDMCKHTGGIEKSVGLLKCYLRLLQNWWHAAAASHGVEGRRSVCEQLFQGGEDEFGVIEALKLLMLAHAVDLHTAKQRGDNLPIFCWLLFARDTSSSPRSYLANHLSQVGFSRGMEQVDMFLLSCAMRHTIKVYRLHMAETEEFISFYPDNSIQGRHCVCLLTEDDRHYDVAFGNPVCVEEDLSEESD